Proteins co-encoded in one Bacilli bacterium PM5-9 genomic window:
- a CDS encoding acetyl-CoA carboxylase biotin carboxyl carrier protein (product_source=KO:K02160; cath_funfam=2.40.50.100; cog=COG0511; ko=KO:K02160; pfam=PF00364; superfamily=51230; tigrfam=TIGR00531) translates to MDIEKVKELINILEESQLECIEIKENDFEIKLLKPTTNVVEQVINPKIVNEIKEEVSIKKDLNTIDSPLVGTFYSKPAPDAKKYVNINQNVNVGDVICIIEAMKVMNEIKAEKSGVIKEILVDDEVMVEFGQPLFVIE, encoded by the coding sequence ATGGATATTGAAAAAGTGAAAGAGTTAATAAATATTTTAGAAGAATCTCAATTAGAATGCATAGAAATAAAAGAAAATGATTTTGAAATAAAACTTTTAAAGCCTACAACAAATGTTGTTGAACAAGTAATTAATCCAAAAATTGTTAATGAAATAAAAGAAGAAGTTAGCATAAAAAAAGATTTAAATACAATAGATTCACCATTAGTAGGAACTTTTTATAGTAAACCTGCACCAGATGCTAAAAAATATGTTAACATCAATCAAAACGTAAATGTTGGTGATGTTATTTGTATTATTGAAGCGATGAAGGTAATGAATGAAATTAAGGCAGAAAAGTCTGGTGTTATTAAAGAAATTTTGGTTGATGATGAAGTAATGGTTGAATTTGGGCAGCCATTGTTTGTTATAGAGTAG
- a CDS encoding acetyl-CoA carboxylase biotin carboxylase subunit (product_source=KO:K01961; cath_funfam=3.30.470.20; cog=COG4770; ko=KO:K01961; pfam=PF00289,PF02785,PF02786; smart=SM00878; superfamily=52440,56059; tigrfam=TIGR00514) — MITKILIANRGEIALRIIRACREMNISTVAIYSKCDKDALHVKLADEAICVGDNKADESYLNVNNILQAAINTQAQAIHPGFGFLSENANFVRACQQLNIKFIGPTAKIIDKMGNKANARQTMIEANVPVVPGSDGLIKTSEAAYELAKKIGTPVIIKASAGGGGKGMRIAYHLDDVVEAYNNAKLEAKKVFNDDDMYLEKYVENPRHIEVQVIGDNYNNICHLFERECSIQRNNQKMIEEAPVENLKKDTKEKLYNAALAACKAINYVNAGTIEFIMDKDENFYFIEMNTRIQVEHPVSEMITGVDLIKEQIRIADNKELSFKQDNLKINGHAIEIRVNAENPKFNFAPSPGKINSLHFPGGNGIRIDSAIYQNYIIPPYYDSMIAKIIVHGKNRDEALEKGIHSLAEIDVEGVETNIDFQLDILLSNEFQNNEYTTSFVERFLKGGANV; from the coding sequence ATGATTACAAAAATATTAATTGCTAATAGAGGTGAGATTGCTTTAAGAATAATTAGAGCATGTCGTGAAATGAATATTTCTACAGTAGCAATTTATTCAAAATGTGATAAAGATGCTTTGCATGTTAAACTTGCTGATGAAGCCATTTGTGTTGGTGATAATAAAGCTGATGAAAGTTATTTAAATGTTAATAATATCTTACAAGCTGCTATTAATACTCAAGCACAAGCAATTCATCCAGGATTTGGTTTTCTATCAGAAAATGCTAATTTTGTAAGAGCATGCCAACAATTAAATATAAAATTTATCGGTCCAACAGCCAAAATTATTGATAAAATGGGTAATAAAGCAAATGCACGTCAAACTATGATTGAGGCAAATGTTCCAGTTGTACCTGGTTCAGATGGTTTAATAAAAACAAGTGAAGCTGCATATGAACTTGCTAAAAAAATTGGTACACCAGTAATTATTAAAGCAAGTGCTGGTGGTGGTGGTAAAGGAATGCGTATTGCTTATCACTTAGACGATGTTGTTGAAGCATATAATAATGCAAAACTTGAAGCTAAAAAGGTCTTTAATGATGATGATATGTACCTTGAAAAATATGTTGAAAATCCTCGTCATATTGAAGTACAGGTAATAGGAGATAATTATAATAATATTTGTCATCTTTTTGAAAGAGAATGTTCAATACAAAGAAATAATCAAAAAATGATTGAAGAAGCTCCTGTTGAAAATTTAAAAAAAGATACTAAAGAAAAACTATATAATGCTGCTTTAGCTGCTTGTAAAGCTATCAATTATGTTAATGCAGGAACAATCGAGTTTATTATGGATAAAGATGAAAACTTTTATTTTATTGAAATGAATACTCGTATTCAAGTAGAGCATCCAGTAAGCGAAATGATTACTGGAGTTGATTTAATTAAGGAGCAAATTAGAATAGCTGATAATAAAGAATTATCCTTTAAACAAGATAACTTAAAAATAAATGGTCATGCTATTGAGATAAGGGTTAATGCTGAAAATCCAAAGTTCAATTTTGCACCAAGTCCAGGTAAAATTAATAGTTTACATTTTCCAGGTGGAAATGGTATTAGAATTGATTCAGCAATTTATCAAAATTATATTATCCCACCATATTATGATAGTATGATTGCTAAAATAATTGTTCATGGTAAAAATCGTGATGAAGCATTGGAAAAAGGAATTCATTCTTTAGCAGAAATTGATGTTGAGGGTGTAGAAACAAATATCGACTTTCAATTAGATATTTTATTGAGTAATGAATTTCAAAATAATGAATATACAACATCATTTGTAGAGAGGTTTTTAAAGGGTGGTGCAAATGTTTAA
- a CDS encoding acetyl-CoA carboxylase carboxyl transferase subunit beta (product_source=KO:K01963; cath_funfam=3.90.226.10; cog=COG0777; ko=KO:K01963; pfam=PF01039; superfamily=52096; tigrfam=TIGR00515): protein MVQMFKNLSSKKEKTRKVKNKIKLKNTRIEVPDDLYRKCPTCSKTINIDEIEGNLYKCPYCNHHFRLRSNERIKIIFDRFEEFNHRPKMYNPLNFPGYSEKIEKLRQEQGINEAVITGYATIGKTKVIGIVMDSYFLMGSMGIAVGEKITRAFETAIRLKYPVVLFSTSGGARMQEGMYSLMQMAKTSGVVERFNDKGGLYINVITDPTTGGVTASFAMLADITLAEPNALIGFAGPRVIEQTINQKLPDDFQKSEFVLEKGFIDKVVDRCDLKETLSQLLRLHGVR from the coding sequence GTGGTGCAAATGTTTAAGAATTTATCATCTAAAAAAGAAAAAACTAGAAAAGTAAAAAATAAGATAAAATTAAAAAATACTCGAATTGAAGTACCTGATGATTTGTATCGAAAATGTCCAACTTGTTCTAAAACAATAAACATTGATGAAATAGAAGGTAATTTATATAAATGTCCTTATTGCAATCATCATTTTAGATTAAGAAGTAATGAAAGAATTAAAATTATTTTTGATCGTTTTGAAGAGTTTAATCATCGACCAAAAATGTATAATCCTTTAAATTTTCCAGGTTATTCTGAAAAAATCGAAAAATTAAGACAAGAACAAGGTATTAATGAAGCAGTTATAACTGGATATGCAACAATTGGTAAAACGAAAGTTATTGGAATAGTTATGGATTCATATTTTTTAATGGGATCAATGGGAATAGCAGTTGGAGAAAAAATTACTAGAGCCTTTGAAACAGCAATTAGGTTAAAATATCCTGTTGTTTTATTTAGCACATCAGGTGGAGCAAGAATGCAAGAAGGAATGTATTCATTAATGCAAATGGCAAAAACAAGTGGTGTTGTTGAAAGGTTTAATGATAAGGGTGGATTATATATAAATGTGATTACTGATCCAACAACAGGTGGAGTTACTGCAAGTTTTGCAATGTTAGCTGATATTACATTAGCAGAACCAAATGCATTAATTGGTTTTGCAGGACCACGTGTTATTGAACAAACAATTAATCAAAAATTACCTGATGATTTCCAAAAATCTGAGTTTGTTTTAGAAAAAGGTTTTATTGATAAAGTAGTTGATCGTTGTGATTTGAAAGAAACATTATCACAATTATTACGCT